From the genome of Electrophorus electricus isolate fEleEle1 chromosome 14, fEleEle1.pri, whole genome shotgun sequence:
TTCTTCCATCTCAGCAAAAGATGTTATAGGACAAACCTTGTGCCAAACCTCACAAAATGGAGGAATATTTTTAGATTCCCCCATGAAAACAAGTGTTGTCAACATATAGGCCTAATGTAGGCACTGTGCTGGATGTGTGTGGCTGCGTTTGTGCCGTTGTTGCCCTCGTGATGCACAAGTGAAATGGTCACCAGTTATGTCCGATTACACTGAAAGAGTCTGGTGACTGGAAGAGATGTCTCCTAGGACCGCAAATGTAGACCTATAGAACAATCATCAGTTTATGcccaaacacattttcattacatGACTCTTAAATAATGATTTTCTTCTGTAGGCTACATACAAGGTAGATGtagaaaacagcaaaaacattaaCAAGTAGACAACACCATTAAAGGTAGGCAAATATACAAGGATTGATGTATGTGTAGTGATGTACAGAAACTGGCTGGATTGACGCTGTGTGAAACTGTACCAGATCACTATGGAATTCAACCAGCAAAATCGTGTCATCCACACTCAACAGTCTGGAATTGTATTCAGTGCATACAAACAGGAAGATTAAGGAATGATTCCAGCCTCACATACCCATGTTGAAGTTCaacatgtattttcttttacagGTGTGCGGTGATATCCATGGACAGTTTTATGACCTGAAGGAGTTGTTCAGAGTGAGTCTTTACCAAGCAAAAATTCAGTTTGGTAGAGTTCCAAAATGAgttttgtgttttagtctaTAAACAAAAGATGTTTTGTTGGGTGTGTAGAAAGAAAGATTTGGTTGACTCATCTTAAGGATGTtgggattgtttttgtttatttggttgttttttttctctcactctcaaagGTGGGTGGTGATGTGCCTGAAACAAACTACCTCTTCATGGGAGACTTTGTGGATAGAGGCTTTTACAGTGTGGAGACCTTCCTGTTGCTTCTTGCTCTTAAGGTACATAGTCGCTTGGTCCCTACTGGATTTAACCTTTGAGCTCCTGGACTTGATTCTCCTAGAGATTTAGAACACATTTATTAagtcatttttgcatttatcaAACAAGCTGTTTACTTCGTTACACTTGTGACCAGGGGTTCTTAATCATTGGAAGTATTTGTGATCAACTTTGAGTGTCCATTAGGAATGGACTAACTAGTCAGCTTTAGTTCTACATAAACTGTGGGCTGTACAGGCCAAGctctacatttacagcatttagctaacacttttatccaaagcaacttacaattgttACTggatacaacttgagcaactgagggttaagtgAAAGGAGTAGCACTTGAACACTCCCAGCTCCATGTAGTGCATACAAAGTTTCAAATAAGTGCAAATAAGAATATAGCACAAATATGAAAGCTGTTGAATGTGTTATTTTAAGAACATCGTACCTAAAACTCAACTGAAATTCAGGACACAATGTGGCAGTCTCCCCACCTGTTAATTATTTATAGTTTGTACAGTGTAAAGAAAGCTAGGTTGAGGGCCAAGAAGTTATCTCTGGAGCTGAATTTGCTTTTGAGAGGTTTGGATGGAGAAGAATGGACTCATTTGGTGGCTAAGTTTGGGGGAAGTTAGCAAAATCTGGGAACTGGAACGTACGCTTGTCAGCTCATCGACACTAGGCAGGTAGCAGGTAATTATGAACACACTGTATAGTCAAGGCACTTGTAAAACCATGGTTAACGAGATATTCTGGAATAATTATATCTTAATCTCTACCATAATTTAAGCATGGTATTACCACAGaagcaaatttaaaatgtatttgtatactAACAATAGAATACACCTTATTCAGGTGATTGCAGCATCTccagcacagaataaatagtTAAAGGTTTAATAAATAGAGTTGATTAGAATTACAATAAACTAGATATAAAAGCTATGGGAACAATTACTATGCTACACACAATTGCACAAGTGACACCCCATCCACTAGTGATATGAAGCATAATGAAAGTGACAATGTGACATAGCAGCAGGTATACAATGTGGAGGACTAATTGGACTATAGACAATAACAGTGGTATTGTGaaaatgtatagtgtgtgtgtgtgtgtgtgtgtgtgtgtgctgttataACAGTAGTATTTGCAGTTagagaagaaaatatatatttagagtAAACATGCGTGCTATGtgtaatgaaaaattaaaaaaagtctTGCAGTAGAAGGTGGGAGAAAGAGACTCTTGAGTTCTTGTATGAGGAGGGTGGTGATCAGCATGAGCACAGACTGTGTACTTGGCTATTGTTATGTAGTCTGATTACAATGGGCACAAAAGAACATCTGAAGCATTCTGTCCTATACTTAAGTGAAATTAGTCTATTCCTAAATGAACTGCCCAGTATCACAGTTCCTCATTGAGAGGGATTGTCCAGAATTGCTCTGATTTTGTCCAACATCCCTCCCTCACTATATAACCctgcaaaatgttttacaaaatgttagtTATGTTTTAGAACCTGCTGCTTGTCCTGTAAGTGTAATACATATATagtaatacaaatacaaacttttttttctgttttgttaataAAGGCATCTCATATTTTGTCTGTGATAGATGGTTCTGTGGTTAAAAAACAGTTGGAGTAGTTACAATTAAGTTACAGTTAACAAGATTAACTGGCAATATTGGCTAGCAATATTCATTTCATACTAATTAGACCACACAACATTTTCTAATTTCGCATTTTTGAGTGAATATTTCACTTTAAAGTTTGCTAACTTGTTGCTTTAGGTGCGTTACCCAGACAGAATCACACTGATTCGGGGGAACCACGAGTCCAGGCAGATTACACAAGTGTATGGCTTTTACGATGAGTGTTTGAGGAAATACGGCTCGGTCACCGTGTGGAGGTACTGCACAGAGATCTTCGACTACCTATCCCTTTCAGCCATCATCGACGGCAAGGTCAGTTGCTATGCTAAAGTTAAATAAACTCAGAATTAGTGTAGGTATAATGTTCTTCAATGTAATCACATACTTGTACATTTAGGTGCATTAAAGGGCTGAATACAGGACTAGACAATCATAAGTTAAGTAATTTATTGACCCTCCTGTAGTAATGAAATTTATTGACCCTGATATGTGGTGCATCTGATTTCCCTTTAAAGATTTTCTGTGTGCACGGTGGCCTCTCACCCTCCATCCAGACGCTTGACCAGATCAGGACTATTGACAGGAAGCAGGAGGTGCCACATGATGGGCCCATGTGTGACCTCTTATGGTCTGACCCTGAAGGTAGCAAAAAATCAGTCATCTTAGTGTGGgacttttatatttatgtgtgggtgtgtgtttcagttgcCAGCACCCTTATGAGATTACAGCAAAGTGCttgaaaacaatcaaaaaaggCGATCAGAAACATGCTTAATTTTGCTAAAGAAAATTACTTGCTTCCTCTTCCCAATAATGGCAGTACCATTTACCTGTTTTAAGGACTTTGTATTATGTTTGCATTGCAGTAAAGCTGTCATGTCATTTTCTTATTATGAAAATGGTATATGGTCATTGTGGTGGAACACAATGCAGTTGCTTAAGACTTGGGTCAATCTAACTGAAAGagcatttattacattttattgttgatTTAAGCCTCAGCGGTATAAACAATGGTTTCTCTGTTTGTGATGGTAGATACTACAGGTTGGGGTGTTAGCCCGAGGGGAGCTGGCTACCTGTTTGGCAGTGATGTTGTGGCCCAGTTCAACGCTGCCAATGACATCGATATGATCTGCAGAGCCCACCAACTTGTCATGGAGGGCTACAAATGGCACTTCAATGAAACTGTGCTCACTGTGTGGTCTGCTCCCAACTATTGCtataggtgggtgtgtgtgagaggaaggAATATCCTAATTAACTTTCAACatgatgttttaatgatgttttacATACTCATTTTTGCATTCGTTCATTACATACTCATCATGCTCTCATACTGTTACACTGGtcttaagagtgtgtgtgtgtgtgtgtacttttgtactgaattacttttatttttatatgtatatatattttatatatactaCTTGCACTCAGGTGTGGTAATGTGGCCGCCATCTTGGAACTGGATGAGCACCTCCAGAAAGAGTTCATCATATTTGAAGCTGCTCCACAGGAAACACGAGGCATTCCCTCTAAAAAGCCAGTGGCCGACTACTTCCTGTGAGCCTGCTGTGACCTTAGGAAACAAATCAACGTTCTGCAGGAAGTGGAGTCCTGTATCTACTTGTATTTCTATATGTCCCCCTTTACCTGCCCTGCTGTCTTAACTGACTGTGtgcgcaaccccccccccccaactctgtATCATTtaagtttttgggtttttttctacTCTTTGTTTTTGGTCCCTTTATAAGTATTCACCTGCTACACATTATCTCTGCCAGTCACCTGGACATCTTGCTCTTAAAACACACACGGACTTGGCATTTTCGTCCCTTGAACTGCTGTGAAGTCACCCGCTGTCATGGTTATGCTGTAGCTGTTAGCGTTTCTAACTAATGTGAATGACACTATGGGCAGTTGACAGTGCTATGGAAAGGGAGATGTATTCTGAGCATGCGCTGAAAGCTAGTGTACAGTGTTTCACAAGCTCATCAGAAGCTGCATCTATGTTAAACAACAGGCTTAAAGAAAGGCTATTGCATTACTTTTTTTATGATCTTTTCATACTCTATTCcctttatgttttaaatatgtagGAGAATGAGACATTTCCACTCTGTTATAGTTTAtacattcttttattttaccCTCAAGTCATAGTCTTACAGATTTTGACTTTTGTGAAGGAATTACTGCAGAGCTTGCACAGCAGACCTTGCAGTGGTTAACAGCTACACTGGAAAGAATTAGAACACGGCTCACAAAACCAGTCTGTTTTTAGACATGCTTTTTCCTTCTGACTGTTCTATCAATAGGTCtaaatgttgatttttattattatttgtgacAATAAACTGTACTTTTGTATGAATATAACAGTGTTTGCTCTGTGTACATTAGCATCTGCTTAAATGTGCTTCAAATATGTTAAAGCTGCATCAGCATTTTGACAGTATTCTACCCTAATCATGATGGTATGATTATTGtagtttgtacatatttaattgATATTTAGTTAAGTGTTTAACTTCCTGTAGAACACATTCCGTAAGTGGCAGATTATAAGGAACTGGGTGCTGGTTTATTTatagaaatgtttacatttttctcatCAGTTCAAACGCACTTTATTTTAAAGGGAATAAATGAGCGTTGTCAAGGCTTATAAACGAAGATTCTGTAAGCGGTCACAATAGACTACAAGGCAAATGCAGGCAGAGGGAGCCCGGCGAGGTCTCCGATGCCTCACTCCACTGCAGTAGGGGGCAGTAGCAGCCTACGCCTTCATTACTGCCTCACTCCACTGCAGTAGGGGGCAGTAGCAGCCTACGCCTTCATTACTGCCTCACTCCACTGCAGTAGGGGGCAGTAGCAGCCTACGCCTTCATTACTGCCTCACTCCACTGCAGTAGGGGGCAGTAGCAGCCTACGCCTTCATTACTGCCTCACTCCACTGCAGTAGGGGGCAGTAGCAGCCTACGCCTTCATTACTGCCTCACTCCACTGCAGTAGGGGGCAGTAGCAGCCTACGCCTTCATTACTGCCTCACTCCACTGCAGTAGGGGGCAGTAGGAGCGCCTGCGCCTTCATTACTGCCCCACTCCACTGCAGTAGGGGGCAGTAGGAGCGCCTGCGCCTTCATTACTGCCCCACTCCACTGCAGTAGAGGGCAGTAGGAGCGCCTGCGCCTTCATTACTGCCCCACTCCACTGCAGTAGAGGGCAGTAGGAGCGCCTGCGCCTTCATTACTGCCCTACTCCACTGCAGTAGGGGGCAGCAGCCGCCTGCGCCTTCATTACTTCCCTCTCGCCGGAAGTAGCCGAAAAGGCTTGCGCGCACGCTGGCGTTTGCAGTGACAAAAATCGGCAATCTGGATCTTAAATCGGATATTAACAGTTTCCTAAAGCAAGAATCGGTTATTTTTATCAGATAACAGGTAGAGTAACTGGCAGCTGTTTATGTTGTGTTACAAATCGTATTAGAATCCTAGGCTGAATATTAGCCGTTATGCCTAAGCTTGTCCAGCCAGCTAACCAGCCGCTTAGCCACCTGGCGTTACCTTCGTAGAATCAACATCTCTGTCTGGACTCGAGTTTCGTCCACTCAAGTAGTAATaaagttagttagctaactagcataGCTGTTCCTATGTGTGTCTATTGTTTTTCCCTGTTGTTCGCTGGGTGCCAAAATACCCTTTATGACAGTTTCTTGACCGTTAGCTAGCTTGTGCGTTAGCTGAATTGTGCAGAGTATAGCTAAAGATAACGGCTAGTACCAGCCTTCTTATCGTTAACGCCAGGATGGTGGCGTGAAGCGAGTTAATGTTATAGAAGTTATATATTCCATGCGATAcgattaaataaaaatacactagCGCTAGATATCATCCGATTTAATGCACAGAGTTCAAGTCTCGCTgtgtgactgatttttttttgttgttgttaacaaAATTACTTATCGTTAGGTGGACATGACTTTGATCTGTCTTGCGATGTCATGTTTTACTCCTCCCTACAGTGTTAGCAGCTATCTGGGATGTCTCGTTTTTTCGCCACCGGATCCGACAGCGAGTCGGAAGAGTCATCATCTGCCGATGAGATCACCCCTAAAGCAACCGGGACTACTTTCAATAAGCAGTCAGTAGTCTGCTTTGATACTTTCATTCTTGGCACAAACATATTCACCGAACTGTTttatatgtgattttttttttggtcttttcttCAGGGCTCTGTTGCTTAGTGATGATGAGGAAGACACTAAAAGAGTTGTACGTAGTGCCAAGGATAAGAGGTGAGAGGGATTTGGTATTCTAGTTAGTTTTGTTAGTTGTTACACTCTTACTCTGCTATTTTATGTTCTATGCAGCTGTTTGTTTATGCGTAGTGTAAATCCATTTGGCATTCTCTTTTCCTTAGGTTTGAGGAGCTGACAAACCTGATCAAAACCATTCGCAATGCCATGAAGATTAGGGACATGTCAAAATGTCTGGAGGAGTTTGAGCAGTTATGTCGAGCATTCCTAAAGAGTAAAGCAATAGTGGACAAAGAGGGTGTACCACAGTTTTATATCCGCCTTCTAGCCGACCTGGAAGATTACCTGAACCAAGTACGTGTAACAAAAAGAATTGTAGTTCACTCAGATCTTAGCTAAAACTTCAGAAATACCAGTGAGAAGCCATTCACGTGTAGCATTTT
Proteins encoded in this window:
- the ppp4cb gene encoding serine/threonine-protein phosphatase 4 catalytic subunit B, whose translation is MGDISDLDRQIDQLRRCELIKENEVKALCAKAREILVEESNVQRVDSPVTVCGDIHGQFYDLKELFRVGGDVPETNYLFMGDFVDRGFYSVETFLLLLALKVRYPDRITLIRGNHESRQITQVYGFYDECLRKYGSVTVWRYCTEIFDYLSLSAIIDGKIFCVHGGLSPSIQTLDQIRTIDRKQEVPHDGPMCDLLWSDPEDTTGWGVSPRGAGYLFGSDVVAQFNAANDIDMICRAHQLVMEGYKWHFNETVLTVWSAPNYCYRCGNVAAILELDEHLQKEFIIFEAAPQETRGIPSKKPVADYFL